From the genome of Podospora pseudoanserina strain CBS 124.78 chromosome 7 map unlocalized CBS124.78p_7.2, whole genome shotgun sequence, one region includes:
- the TYR1_2 gene encoding prephenate dehydrogenase (NADP(+)) (EggNog:ENOG503NVI5; COG:E), which yields MATASEFAWSKDFTIGLIGMGDMGRM from the exons ATGGCGACGGCATCCGAGTTCGCGTGGTCGAAAGACTTCACCATCGGCCTCATTGGCATGGGCGACATGGGCAGGAT GTAA
- the TYR1_1 gene encoding prephenate dehydrogenase (NADP(+)) (EggNog:ENOG503NVI5; COG:E; BUSCO:EOG09262CBI): protein MISSSFHVPIQNFGRIWLANRWVLFLLFLFRVMACDREEKFEELAKEFADNTNIQILRNGHLVSRASNYIIYSVEAAAIGRVVEQFGPSTRLGAIVGGQTSCKDPEIKAFESYLPSDVDIVSCHSLHGPNVDPRGQPLVLIKHRASDESFQKVESVLSCLNSTHVYLTAKEHDRITADTQAVTHAAFLSMGKAWHANRQFPWEEGSRYIGGIENVKINLMLRIYAQKWHVYAGLAILNPEAHKQIGQFARSSTELFYLMLEGRSDELRERVYKAKEKVFGAEGSPKWAERPLLKEELLDRFSLNKPSGERGGGRGLPNNHLSLLAMVDCWSALGIVPYDHMICSTPLFRLWLGVAEHLFRTPGLLDECLRVGIEDKSFRRDDLQFAIAAAGWAECVSLRQFDTWRERFAVTQKFFEPRFKGAVEVGQAMIKAVLESEKE from the exons ATG ATTTCTTCCAGTTTCCACGTTCCAATTCAGAATTTTGGTCGGATATGGTTGGCTAATCGTTgggttctttttcttttgtttctttttaGAGTCATGGCCTGCGATAGAGAAGAAAAATTTGAAGAGCTTGCCAAGGAATTTGCAGACAAT ACCAATATTCAAATTCTCCGCAACGGCCACCTTGTTTCGCGAGCGAGCAATTATATCATCTACAGCGTCGAGGCGGCCGCCATTGGTCGTGTAGTCGAACAGTTCGGCCCAT CAACCCGTCTAGGCGCCATAGTCGGAGGCCAAACCTCCTGCAAAGACCCTGAGATCAAAGCCTTTGAGTCCTACCTCCCATCCGACGTCGACATCGTTTCTTGCCATTCCCTCCACGGCCCCAACGTCGACCCCCGGGGGCAACCTTTAGTCCTGATCAAACACCGCGCCTCTGACGAATCTTTCCAGAAAGTCGAATCTGTCTTGTCATGCCTCAACTCTACACACGTCTACCTCACAGCCAAAGAGCACGACCGCATCACGGCCGACACCCAAGCCGTCACCCAcgccgccttcctctccatggGCAAAGCCTGGCACGCCAACCGCCAGTTCCCCTGGGAGGAAGGATCTCGCTACATCGGCGGGATCGAAAACGTGAAAATCAACCTCATGCTGAGGATCTACGCCCAAAAGTGGCACGTCTACGCCGGCTTGGCGATCCTCAACCCAGAGGCGCATAAGCAGATTGGGCAGTTTGCCCGGTCGAGTACTGAGTTGTTTTACCTCATGCTTGAGGGCAGATCCGATGAGTTGCGCGAGAGGGTGTACAAAGCCAAAGAAAAAGTCTTTGGCGCCGAGGGGAGCCCCAAGTGGGCGGAGAGGCCGCTGCTAAAGGAGGAGCTTCTTGATCGGTTTTCACTTAATAAACCCtctggggaaaggggaggggggagggggctgccGAATAATCACCTTAGTCTGCTGGCCATGGTCGACTGCTGGTCTGCGCTGGGGATCGTGCCCTACGACCACATGATTTGCTCGACCCCTCTCTTTCGGCTTTGGCTGGGCGTGGCGGAACATCTGTTCAGGACCCCAGGGTTGCTGGATGAGTGTTTGCGGGTGGGGATTGAAGACAAGAGCTTCAGGAGGGACGATTTGCAGTTTGCGATTGCCGCGGCCGGTTGGGCAGAGTGTGTCAGTTTGAGGCAGTTTGACacttggagggagaggttcGCCGTGACGCAAAAGTTCTTTGAGCCGAGATTCAAGGGGGCCGTGGAGGTGGGGCAGGCCATGATTAAGGCTGTGTTGGAGAGCGAGAAGGAGTAG